In the Clostridium sporogenes genome, one interval contains:
- a CDS encoding ABC transporter ATP-binding protein/permease gives MENTKIESPIFRLREFAKPHRVSFIGSVLLAIIGVASGMIPYFAVANMVVKLIGGEKNISYYVFWCSLAAMGFILNTIFMNLSTTISHTATYATLEEIRLRLVSKLSRVPMGYIVETPSGKLKSIIVDQVESIESTLAHLIPEMTSNIFVPIAIVVYMFILDWRMALASFITLPIGFLCYKGMAKDYEERFRGFVAESKKMNNTVIEYVNGIEVIKAFNQSANSYEKYTDAVTGNAHYAVNWMKDCQVFMSMCFTIWPAVLVSVLPFGCYFYMKGSLTIPVFITIVILSLGIVEPILSAISFTDRIGQIRTVVGDVYKVLEAPELQRPIEEKSLNDLTIELKDVKFSYDKESQILNGINLRINPGTVTAFVGPSGSGKSTITKLIAGFWDVTEGSINIGNINIKEIPQKQLMKQMAYVSQDNYLFDDTIRENIRMGKVTATNDEIERAAKASGCHEFIMKLEKGYDTVVGGRGGHLSGGERQRIAIARAMLKDAPIVILDEATAYTDPENEAIIQESVGKLVANKTLIVIAHRLSTVIDSDKLVVVKNGKIVAEGTHKQLLSHCELYSSMWKAHIDAKDEA, from the coding sequence ATGGAAAATACAAAAATTGAATCCCCTATTTTTAGACTTAGAGAATTTGCTAAACCTCATAGGGTTAGTTTTATAGGCTCTGTATTACTAGCCATTATTGGTGTGGCATCTGGGATGATTCCATATTTTGCTGTAGCAAATATGGTGGTTAAGTTAATTGGAGGAGAAAAGAATATATCTTACTATGTGTTTTGGTGTTCTTTAGCAGCTATGGGGTTTATTTTAAATACAATTTTTATGAATTTATCTACAACTATTTCTCATACAGCTACTTATGCTACTTTAGAAGAGATTAGACTAAGATTGGTTTCAAAACTTTCTAGGGTTCCTATGGGATATATTGTAGAAACTCCCTCTGGTAAATTGAAAAGTATTATTGTAGATCAAGTAGAGAGTATTGAGTCTACTTTGGCTCACTTAATCCCAGAAATGACATCAAATATTTTCGTACCTATAGCTATTGTTGTGTACATGTTTATTTTAGATTGGAGAATGGCATTGGCATCTTTTATTACATTGCCAATAGGATTTTTGTGTTATAAAGGTATGGCTAAGGATTATGAAGAGAGATTTAGAGGTTTTGTAGCAGAAAGTAAAAAAATGAATAATACAGTTATTGAATATGTAAATGGAATTGAAGTAATAAAAGCTTTTAATCAATCTGCAAATTCTTATGAAAAATACACAGATGCAGTAACAGGAAATGCGCATTATGCTGTAAATTGGATGAAAGATTGTCAAGTTTTCATGTCTATGTGCTTTACAATATGGCCTGCAGTTTTGGTATCAGTATTGCCTTTTGGTTGCTATTTTTATATGAAGGGAAGTCTTACAATTCCTGTATTTATTACTATAGTTATATTATCTTTAGGAATAGTTGAACCAATTCTTTCAGCTATTAGTTTTACCGATAGAATTGGGCAAATAAGAACTGTTGTAGGAGATGTATATAAAGTACTTGAAGCACCTGAACTTCAACGTCCTATTGAAGAAAAAAGTTTAAATGATTTAACCATAGAATTAAAAGATGTAAAATTTTCTTATGATAAAGAAAGTCAAATTTTAAATGGTATTAATCTTAGGATAAACCCAGGAACTGTAACAGCCTTTGTGGGTCCTTCTGGCAGTGGAAAGTCTACAATTACAAAGCTTATTGCAGGATTTTGGGACGTAACAGAAGGGAGTATTAATATAGGAAATATAAATATCAAAGAAATTCCCCAAAAACAGCTTATGAAGCAAATGGCTTATGTATCTCAAGACAACTATTTGTTCGATGATACCATAAGAGAGAATATTCGTATGGGAAAGGTTACTGCAACTAATGATGAGATAGAAAGAGCAGCAAAGGCTTCTGGTTGCCACGAATTTATTATGAAATTAGAAAAAGGATACGATACTGTAGTTGGTGGAAGAGGAGGGCATCTTTCAGGTGGAGAACGTCAAAGAATTGCTATTGCAAGGGCTATGTTAAAAGATGCGCCTATTGTTATACTAGATGAAGCTACTGCTTATACAGATCCAGAAAATGAGGCAATTATTCAGGAATCAGTAGGTAAATTAGTTGCAAATAAGACACTAATTGTTATTGCACACAGACTTTCAACAGTTATAGATTCTGATAAATTAGTGGTAGTTAAAAATGGAAAAATTGTAGCAGAAGGAACTCACAAACAACTTTTGTCTCATTGTGAATTGTATAGTAGTATGTGGAAAGCTCATATAGATGCAAAAGATGAGGCATAA
- a CDS encoding AraC family transcriptional regulator gives MEERNIKENYFMFDKITTVIEKDIDDYRTVYKMNCQEGYGFITVYQVFPGIRLLYNEFDAISCYCGKKSCDNIMEINYCLEGRLECELQNGFYLYIGEGDFSGFMMNNHSITTGFPLKHYRGISVELHLDEIEYTLSTIMKEMFIDIRILKDKLISKNQYFIMKARDEIKRIFSELYSVSLELQKPYFKLKTLELLLFLSKIDICKEDDQQLYYPKHQVEVIKKIQKQMTDNLKRRYTIDDLAKEHGISKTYLKNCFKGVYGISIAAYMKKYRIEYAAVLLKQTRNSVAEIAVKVGYENQSKFAAAFREIMGVNPTEYRKINV, from the coding sequence TTGGAAGAAAGGAATATAAAAGAAAATTATTTTATGTTTGATAAGATTACAACAGTTATAGAAAAGGATATAGATGATTATCGTACTGTTTATAAGATGAATTGTCAGGAAGGATACGGTTTTATAACTGTTTATCAAGTTTTCCCAGGAATCAGACTTTTATATAACGAGTTTGATGCTATAAGCTGTTATTGTGGTAAGAAATCCTGTGATAATATTATGGAAATTAACTATTGTTTAGAAGGAAGGCTAGAATGTGAACTCCAAAATGGATTTTATTTATATATTGGAGAAGGAGACTTTTCTGGTTTTATGATGAATAATCATTCTATAACCACAGGGTTTCCTCTTAAGCATTATAGAGGAATTTCTGTAGAACTTCATTTAGATGAAATAGAGTATACACTTTCTACAATTATGAAAGAGATGTTTATTGACATTAGAATATTGAAGGATAAACTTATTTCTAAAAATCAATATTTTATTATGAAAGCAAGAGATGAAATTAAACGTATTTTTTCAGAACTTTATTCTGTTTCGTTAGAGTTACAAAAACCCTATTTTAAACTAAAGACTTTAGAACTCCTTTTATTTTTAAGTAAAATAGATATTTGCAAAGAAGATGATCAGCAGCTTTATTATCCTAAACATCAGGTTGAAGTTATAAAGAAAATTCAAAAGCAGATGACGGACAATCTAAAAAGGCGATATACTATTGATGATCTTGCAAAAGAACATGGAATTAGTAAAACATACTTAAAGAATTGTTTTAAAGGTGTTTATGGAATTTCTATTGCAGCTTATATGAAAAAATATCGTATTGAATACGCAGCTGTATTACTTAAACAAACTAGGAATAGTGTTGCAGAAATTGCAGTTAAAGTTGGATATGAAAATCAGAGTAAATTTGCAGCAGCTTTTAGAGAAATCATGGGAGTGAATCCTACGGAATATCGTAAAATAAATGTCTGA
- a CDS encoding alpha/beta fold hydrolase has product MKKDKIIFRKGIYNLNREPNFNFQLNRVIMWNEGNLEEVKKISHKIKNSETWKKELIVLGDKANREERIKEAIAYYRMSEFFMYDGDIDKIKYYKLATDMFYNYYKEYFEDGTVIKYEVPYEEVKLPILYAKAVGEKKDTILLHGGNDSYMEELFFPMLYFAKKGFDVYLFEGPGQGGVIRTQGKHFTYKWESPVKAVMDYLDINDVTIIGASLGGMLAPRAAAYEKRIKRVIAWSIFPNFLSVILGTSNRSFKEIVKILIKFRMGFIFNLAFKIGAKKDPTVDWGIQHGMYAYNAKSPYDYIIKLNKFQMLDVANLIDQDVLVIGANKDHFIDYRLFNEELDSLINVHSLTFRLFTEKENASNHCNMGNTKLTLDTMINWIELIKQVN; this is encoded by the coding sequence ATGAAAAAAGATAAGATTATTTTTAGAAAAGGGATATATAATTTAAATAGAGAACCTAATTTTAATTTCCAATTAAATCGGGTAATAATGTGGAATGAAGGCAATTTGGAAGAGGTTAAAAAAATTTCTCATAAGATAAAGAACAGTGAAACTTGGAAAAAAGAATTAATAGTACTGGGGGATAAAGCCAATAGAGAAGAAAGAATAAAAGAAGCTATTGCCTATTATAGAATGAGTGAATTTTTTATGTATGATGGTGATATAGATAAAATAAAATATTATAAATTAGCTACAGACATGTTTTATAATTATTATAAGGAGTATTTTGAAGATGGAACTGTAATTAAATATGAAGTACCTTATGAAGAAGTAAAGCTTCCAATATTATATGCCAAAGCAGTAGGAGAAAAAAAGGATACAATTTTGCTTCATGGCGGAAATGACTCTTATATGGAAGAATTATTTTTTCCAATGCTTTATTTTGCAAAGAAGGGGTTTGATGTATATCTTTTTGAGGGACCAGGGCAAGGTGGAGTTATACGCACTCAAGGAAAGCATTTTACTTATAAATGGGAAAGTCCTGTAAAGGCAGTTATGGATTATCTTGATATTAATGATGTTACTATTATAGGTGCATCATTAGGAGGAATGCTAGCACCTAGAGCAGCCGCTTATGAGAAAAGAATTAAGAGAGTTATAGCATGGTCTATTTTCCCTAATTTCCTTTCTGTCATATTAGGTACATCTAATAGGAGTTTTAAAGAAATAGTAAAGATATTAATAAAATTTCGTATGGGATTCATATTTAACTTAGCTTTTAAAATTGGAGCAAAAAAAGATCCTACAGTAGACTGGGGAATTCAGCATGGCATGTATGCCTATAATGCAAAGTCGCCTTATGATTATATAATTAAATTAAATAAATTTCAAATGCTAGATGTAGCAAACTTAATTGATCAAGACGTTTTAGTTATAGGAGCCAATAAAGACCATTTTATTGATTATAGGCTTTTTAATGAAGAATTAGATTCTTTAATAAATGTACATTCTTTAACATTTCGTTTATTTACAGAGAAAGAAAATGCTTCTAATCATTGTAATATGGGAAATACAAAACTTACTTTAGATACTATGATCAATTGGATAGAACTAATTAAACAAGTAAATTAA
- a CDS encoding AraC family transcriptional regulator, translating into MTEIFYAVDHVLLLNGYDDPEKHKHWAKHLLISLNGKFNCLIGDKKMSCEGIMISSNVFHTIESNGKYLLVYIFDETTDISKEMEKTYLKSRDHYILKSDTVEEIKIIWNDSIMKRSDFKRIKENYTNVYEKILNVCDLNVKTPHIKDDRIKKVLKLLQDREEITDGTIGELAQIICLSESRLSHLFKKETKISLNSFLVITKIAKTYEYIFAGKNITEASIKAGFYSPSHFATTNKNMFGISANGFRKQVRFIQV; encoded by the coding sequence ATGACAGAAATTTTTTATGCTGTAGATCATGTGCTTTTATTAAATGGCTATGATGATCCAGAGAAGCATAAGCATTGGGCAAAACATTTACTTATTAGTTTAAATGGAAAATTCAATTGTTTAATTGGAGATAAAAAGATGAGTTGTGAAGGAATTATGATATCTTCTAATGTGTTCCATACTATTGAAAGTAATGGTAAATATCTTTTAGTATATATATTTGATGAAACTACAGACATATCTAAAGAAATGGAAAAAACATATTTAAAAAGTAGAGATCATTATATTCTGAAATCAGATACTGTAGAAGAAATAAAAATAATTTGGAATGATAGTATAATGAAGAGAAGCGATTTTAAAAGAATAAAAGAGAATTATACTAATGTTTATGAGAAAATATTAAATGTTTGTGATTTAAATGTAAAAACACCACATATAAAAGATGATAGAATTAAAAAGGTTTTAAAGTTACTTCAAGATAGAGAAGAAATCACAGATGGTACTATAGGAGAACTAGCTCAAATAATTTGTTTATCTGAAAGTAGACTTTCTCATTTATTTAAAAAAGAGACTAAGATATCCCTAAATAGTTTTTTAGTTATTACAAAAATTGCTAAGACTTATGAATACATATTTGCAGGGAAAAATATTACAGAAGCATCTATAAAAGCTGGGTTTTATAGTCCGTCTCATTTTGCTACTACTAATAAAAATATGTTTGGAATATCCGCAAATGGATTTAGAAAACAGGTTCGATTTATACAAGTATAA
- a CDS encoding metal-dependent transcriptional regulator, whose protein sequence is MYESRENYLETILILENKNGSVRSIDIARELDFSKPSVSHAVGLLKKSGHINIDSKGYITLTDIGREKAESIYERHEILTKFFIQIAKVCEEIAEKDACKVEHVISDETFQGIKEFMKKW, encoded by the coding sequence ATGTACGAGTCAAGAGAGAATTATTTAGAAACTATTTTAATATTAGAAAATAAAAATGGTAGTGTAAGATCTATTGATATTGCAAGGGAGCTTGATTTTAGTAAACCAAGTGTTAGTCATGCAGTAGGTTTATTAAAAAAATCTGGACACATTAATATAGATAGTAAAGGATATATAACACTTACTGATATAGGTCGCGAAAAAGCAGAAAGTATATATGAAAGGCATGAGATATTAACTAAATTTTTTATTCAAATAGCAAAGGTATGTGAAGAAATAGCTGAAAAAGATGCTTGTAAAGTTGAACATGTAATCAGTGATGAAACTTTTCAAGGTATTAAAGAGTTTATGAAAAAGTGGTGA
- a CDS encoding peptide MFS transporter: protein MSSNVKEKTHPKGFWLICFTILWERFSYYGLTSLVILYFTASIAQGGVGLSTGEATMLFAWFAGLVYLAPVIGGILGDRYLGQQKCIIIGSFLAVLGDLFLFFSSGSINSVYISLFILIAANGFFKANCANLVGDLYPKNASSTKDAAYNLFYSAVNVGAFFAPIITGLIADNWFAVKKGNEIISYGYKQVFLVCAIGMLIGAVAFTMLAPKYLGNIGKYPATKNMEGKKVENRPLTTQEKRRCTAMFIITVFVIVFWTGYFQSQNSFLIYSRDHVNRTIGGFEIPVAWLTSLNAILCVFLAPLIGSFWIKLSKTKKGDLTIPTKMGLGILLMGIGFFIMVLSVLSTGGTGEGAVKASLGWICLTYVFNTVGEICLSPIGLAMFNKLSPDKYKNFFMGIWYTSTFFSSLISGKLAAFTENMGFLSVFRLIYISMFIMAAILFLMRNKLHHMMTDEDLELKNSTNLNA, encoded by the coding sequence ATGTCATCAAACGTAAAGGAAAAGACTCATCCAAAGGGATTTTGGTTGATATGTTTTACAATCTTATGGGAAAGGTTTAGTTATTATGGATTAACTTCATTAGTAATATTATATTTTACTGCTAGTATAGCTCAGGGCGGTGTTGGATTATCAACTGGTGAAGCTACTATGCTTTTTGCTTGGTTTGCAGGTTTAGTTTATTTAGCACCAGTAATTGGTGGAATTTTGGGGGATAGATATTTAGGACAACAAAAGTGTATAATCATAGGATCTTTTTTAGCAGTACTAGGGGATTTGTTTTTGTTTTTTAGTTCAGGAAGCATAAATTCAGTATATATTTCTTTATTTATATTAATTGCAGCTAATGGCTTTTTCAAGGCAAATTGTGCAAACTTAGTTGGAGATTTATATCCTAAGAACGCATCTTCTACTAAGGATGCTGCATATAATTTATTTTATAGTGCAGTAAATGTAGGTGCATTTTTTGCTCCAATAATAACTGGTTTAATAGCAGATAACTGGTTTGCAGTAAAAAAAGGTAATGAAATTATATCATATGGTTATAAACAAGTATTTTTAGTATGTGCAATTGGTATGTTAATAGGAGCTGTTGCATTTACAATGCTAGCACCAAAATATTTAGGAAATATAGGTAAATATCCCGCAACTAAAAATATGGAAGGCAAAAAAGTTGAAAATAGACCACTTACAACTCAAGAGAAAAGAAGATGTACCGCAATGTTTATTATAACTGTATTTGTTATAGTATTTTGGACAGGATATTTCCAAAGTCAGAACTCATTTTTAATATATAGTAGAGACCATGTAAATAGAACTATTGGTGGATTTGAAATACCTGTAGCATGGCTTACATCACTTAATGCCATATTATGTGTATTTTTAGCACCTTTAATAGGTTCCTTTTGGATAAAACTATCTAAAACCAAAAAAGGTGATTTAACTATACCTACAAAAATGGGGTTAGGAATTTTATTAATGGGTATTGGATTCTTTATTATGGTATTATCTGTTTTATCTACAGGAGGAACTGGAGAAGGCGCAGTAAAAGCTAGCCTTGGTTGGATATGCTTAACTTATGTATTTAATACAGTAGGTGAAATATGTTTATCTCCTATAGGACTTGCAATGTTTAATAAATTATCCCCAGATAAATATAAAAACTTTTTTATGGGAATATGGTATACATCAACTTTCTTTTCAAGTTTAATTTCAGGAAAACTTGCAGCCTTTACAGAAAATATGGGATTCTTATCTGTATTTAGATTAATATATATTTCAATGTTTATAATGGCTGCTATATTATTCCTTATGAGAAATAAACTTCATCATATGATGACAGACGAAGATTTAGAATTAAAAAATTCAACAAATTTAAATGCTTAA
- a CDS encoding helix-turn-helix domain-containing protein, translating to MEKLLIGEVIYRLRKEKGITQEQLSNFIGVSTAAVSKWEGGISYPDITSLPVIATFFNVTIDTLLNFKIELPDDEVMNLFSECEKLFSSGSLEKAIGKSKEYIIKYSSSYYLKFRIGFLFTMYSWKNTDEGKGMDMIKYSIELYEDIAKNCTKIELVEQALFQLGALYPLIGDEDKAIEALNKINKSELDPNLILSSIYMKKNEFKKAREMLQSKLYKSINDITFACLGMANSYIQDKKDLSMVEKYYNLSINIKKLLSHNGDSPIPLSTEYLNFAQVYLKFDEIKKAIDMLHKMIEDIRKHDINKPENFRKIWCFNEIPEGKKTMTINLYENIFKIFESTEFDLLRKNEEFIDIINDLKKLEEKYLSNK from the coding sequence ATGGAAAAATTATTAATAGGTGAGGTTATTTACAGATTAAGAAAAGAAAAAGGTATTACTCAGGAACAATTATCAAATTTTATTGGAGTATCCACAGCAGCGGTATCAAAATGGGAAGGTGGGATTTCATATCCAGATATAACTTCTTTACCAGTTATTGCAACATTCTTCAATGTTACTATTGATACGCTATTAAATTTTAAAATTGAACTTCCAGATGATGAAGTTATGAACCTATTTAGTGAATGTGAGAAATTATTTAGTAGTGGAAGTTTAGAGAAAGCTATAGGTAAGAGTAAGGAATATATAATAAAATATTCATCAAGTTATTATTTAAAGTTTAGGATAGGATTTTTATTTACTATGTATTCATGGAAAAATACAGATGAAGGAAAGGGAATGGATATGATAAAGTATTCTATTGAATTATATGAAGATATAGCTAAAAATTGTACAAAGATAGAATTAGTTGAACAAGCTTTATTTCAATTGGGAGCATTATATCCATTAATAGGTGATGAGGATAAAGCTATAGAAGCCTTAAATAAAATTAATAAAAGTGAGCTTGATCCTAATCTTATACTTTCTAGCATATACATGAAGAAAAATGAATTTAAAAAAGCAAGGGAGATGCTACAAAGCAAATTATATAAAAGTATTAATGATATAACATTTGCATGTTTGGGTATGGCTAATTCATACATACAAGATAAAAAAGATTTAAGTATGGTTGAGAAATATTATAATTTATCAATTAACATTAAAAAACTTCTTTCACATAATGGGGATTCTCCAATACCCTTATCAACAGAGTATTTAAATTTTGCACAGGTTTATTTAAAATTTGATGAAATTAAAAAAGCGATAGATATGCTACATAAAATGATAGAAGATATAAGAAAACATGATATTAATAAACCAGAAAACTTTAGAAAAATTTGGTGCTTTAATGAAATTCCAGAAGGAAAGAAAACTATGACTATAAATTTATATGAAAACATATTTAAAATATTTGAATCTACAGAATTTGATTTATTAAGAAAAAATGAAGAATTTATTGATATAATTAATGATTTAAAAAAGTTAGAGGAAAAATATCTGAGCAATAAATAG
- a CDS encoding phosphoenolpyruvate hydrolase family protein, with the protein MNKMTRKEIMKKFKEEVKNGKTLVGVGAGTGITAKSSEAGGADMLIIYNSGRYRMAGRGSLAGLLSYGDANQIVVEMGSEVLPVVKNTPVLAGVCGTDPFRVMDVYLKQLKDQGFSGVQNFPTVGLIDGVFRQNLEETGMGYGLEVEMIRKAHELDMLTTPYVFDPEQAKAMAEAGADILVAHMGLTTKGTIGAKTALTLDDCVKRIEDIIKAGREVNPDIMVICHGGPIAEPKDAKYVIERTEGIDGFFGASSIERFAAEKGIKEQTEAFKSITK; encoded by the coding sequence ATGAATAAAATGACAAGAAAAGAGATTATGAAAAAATTCAAAGAAGAGGTTAAAAATGGTAAAACATTAGTAGGCGTAGGAGCTGGAACAGGAATCACTGCAAAAAGTAGTGAAGCTGGTGGAGCGGATATGCTTATAATTTATAATTCAGGAAGATATAGAATGGCAGGACGTGGATCATTAGCTGGATTATTATCTTATGGAGATGCGAATCAAATTGTAGTTGAAATGGGGTCTGAAGTATTACCAGTTGTGAAAAATACACCAGTATTAGCAGGAGTGTGTGGAACTGATCCTTTTAGAGTTATGGATGTATATTTAAAACAATTAAAGGATCAAGGTTTTAGTGGAGTACAAAATTTCCCAACAGTTGGTTTAATTGATGGTGTATTTAGACAAAACTTAGAAGAAACAGGAATGGGCTATGGGCTAGAAGTAGAAATGATTAGAAAAGCACATGAATTGGACATGCTTACAACTCCTTATGTATTTGATCCAGAACAAGCAAAAGCAATGGCAGAAGCAGGTGCAGATATTTTAGTAGCGCATATGGGACTAACTACAAAGGGAACAATTGGAGCTAAAACAGCTCTTACATTAGATGATTGTGTAAAGAGAATTGAAGATATTATTAAAGCAGGTAGAGAAGTTAATCCAGATATTATGGTGATTTGCCATGGAGGACCTATTGCAGAACCAAAAGATGCTAAATATGTAATAGAGAGAACAGAAGGAATTGATGGATTCTTTGGTGCATCTAGTATTGAAAGATTTGCAGCTGAAAAGGGAATTAAAGAACAAACAGAAGCATTTAAATCAATAACAAAATAA
- a CDS encoding Tm-1-like ATP-binding domain-containing protein, translated as MKTIAIAGTFDTKGAEYLYVKELIESLGLDTFTIHTGVFEPVFEPDVSNREVAEAAGIDIETLAAKKDRALATETLAKGMEKLVPKLYKQGRFHGIISFGGSGGTSLVTPAMRALPIGVPKVMVSTVASGNTAPYVGTSDIIMMPSVVDVAGLNSISTKIFTNAVFAIAGMVKFENTKRIEKKPLVATTMFGVTTPCVNAAREYLETKGYEVLVFHATGIGGQTMEALINAGFIEGVLDFTTTEWADEIIGGVLNAGPHRLEAAAKNHIPQIVSVGALDMCNFGPYDTVPEKFEGRKLYKHNPTVTLMRTNVEENEKIGKKLVEKLNMAKEKTVLMLPLRGVSGIDVEGQPFYGVEEDRMLFDTLRSGINKNVVELIELDFAINDVEFAEIAAQRLIDLMNR; from the coding sequence TTGAAAACAATAGCAATTGCAGGCACATTTGATACTAAAGGGGCTGAATACTTATATGTAAAAGAATTGATTGAAAGTTTGGGGTTAGATACTTTTACTATTCATACAGGTGTATTTGAACCTGTATTCGAGCCAGATGTATCAAATAGAGAAGTAGCAGAGGCAGCAGGAATAGATATTGAAACATTAGCTGCTAAAAAAGATAGAGCATTAGCCACAGAAACTTTAGCAAAGGGTATGGAAAAATTGGTACCTAAATTATATAAACAAGGAAGATTTCATGGAATTATATCCTTTGGTGGCAGTGGAGGAACTTCATTAGTAACACCAGCTATGAGAGCGTTACCTATAGGTGTACCTAAAGTTATGGTGTCAACAGTAGCATCAGGAAATACGGCTCCATATGTTGGGACAAGTGATATTATTATGATGCCTTCTGTAGTAGATGTTGCAGGTCTTAACTCAATTTCAACAAAGATCTTTACTAATGCAGTATTTGCAATAGCCGGTATGGTTAAGTTTGAAAATACAAAAAGAATAGAGAAAAAACCATTAGTTGCTACAACCATGTTTGGGGTAACAACTCCATGTGTAAATGCAGCTAGAGAATATCTTGAGACAAAAGGATATGAGGTTCTTGTTTTTCATGCAACAGGCATAGGTGGACAAACTATGGAAGCACTTATTAATGCTGGATTTATTGAAGGGGTATTAGATTTTACAACAACAGAGTGGGCAGATGAAATTATTGGTGGTGTCTTGAATGCAGGACCGCACCGCTTAGAGGCTGCAGCCAAAAATCATATTCCACAAATTGTGTCAGTAGGAGCGCTTGATATGTGTAACTTTGGACCTTATGATACGGTACCAGAAAAATTTGAAGGTCGTAAGTTATATAAGCATAATCCTACAGTAACTCTCATGAGAACTAATGTAGAAGAAAATGAAAAAATAGGCAAAAAACTTGTTGAAAAATTGAACATGGCAAAAGAAAAAACAGTCTTAATGTTACCTCTTAGGGGAGTATCAGGTATTGATGTAGAAGGCCAACCATTCTATGGCGTAGAAGAGGATAGGATGTTATTTGATACTTTAAGAAGCGGCATTAATAAAAATGTTGTGGAATTAATAGAATTGGATTTTGCAATTAATGATGTAGAATTTGCAGAAATAGCAGCACAAAGATTAATTGATTTAATGAATAGATAA